The following nucleotide sequence is from Chromobacterium rhizoryzae.
CAAGTCCAGCCGCACCAGTTTTTCCGCCGCCTACGCCGGCGCGCAGCCGATGGGGGTGGAGGTGGTCGGCCACAGTCAGAACATGGCGCGCAACGGCAATACCGTGCGCACCGGTCGTCCGCTGGACGCCGCCATCGACGGCCGCGGCTTCTTCGTCAGCCGCGACCTGAACGGCGGCATGGCCTATTCGCGCGTCGGCATCTTCAACGCGGACAAGGACGGCTACCTGGTGGACGGCTTCAACCGCCGCGTGCAAGGCTACGGCAAGGCGGACGGCAATGCGCTGGGCGCCTTCGGCGACATCAAGATCCCCAACGGCAACATCCCGGCCAAGGCCAGCGACAAGCTGCAATACGTCGGCAATATGTCGGCGGGCTGGAGCGTGCAGACCGTGCCGTTCGACAAGGCGCAGAACACCTTCAACAGCTCGGCGGTGTCCACGGTTTACGATTCCCTGGGCAATAAGCTCAACCTGACCCAGTACTTCTGCAAGACCGGTCCCAGCACCGTCACCGTGCACTACACGCTGGACGGCGTCGACCTGCCCACCACCGCCACCCTGAATTTCGACACCGACGGCAAGCTGACCAGCCCCACCGCGCCGGTGGCGCTGAACCTGGGCACCCCCGCCGGCGCGTCCCCGCTGGCGGTGAAACTGGACTACACCGGCACCACTCAGTTCGCCGGCGAAAGCAGCCAGACCCTGAACGCCAGCAACGGTTACCCGTCCGGCTCGATGACCGGCACCAGCCTGAACGACAACGGCGACGTGGTGGCGGCCTACAGCAACGGCCAGAAGCAAGTGGTGGGCACCTTGGCCATCGCCAATTTCCCCAATGAATCCGCGCTGCAAGCCACCTCGCAGACCAGCTGGGTGGAAACCGCCGGCTCCGGCACCGCGGTCTACTCGCGCCCGGGCGCCGGCCTGTCCGGCAATCTGCTGGCCTTCACCCTGGAACAGTCCAATGTGGACATGACCTCCGAACTGGTGGACCTGATGACCGCGCAGCGTAATTACCAGGCCAACACCAAGGTGATTTCCACCGAGAACCAGACCATCCAGGCGTTGATGCAGGCGGTCTAAGGCGGGGCAAGGATAAATGGACGCACTGATCTACACCGCGATGAGCGGCGCCGACCGCATGCTCAAGGCGCAGCAGATTCACGCCAACAACATCGCCAACGCCGAAACCGGCGGCTTTCGCGCCGACATCGGCGTCAGCACCAGCCAGACCGTGCCCGGCTACGGCTACGACGCGCGCCACCTGAGCCAGAACGGCGCCAACGCGGTGGACGTGCGCAGCGGCGCGGTGGTGGAAACCGGCCGCGACCTGGACGTGGCGGTGAAGGGCGAGGGCTTTTTCGCGGTGCAGGGGCCGGACGGCAACGAGGCCTATACCCGGGCCGGCGCCATGGTGGCGGACGTGGACGGCAAGCTGAGCGTCAACGGCCATCCGGTGCTGGGCGACGGCGGCCAGATCACCTTGCCGCCGGACTACGTCAAGCTGCACGTCGGCAGCGACGGCGTGATCTCGGTGCTGGCCGCCGGCGAAAGCGAAATGCAGCCGATAGACAAGCTCAAGCTGGTCAAGCCGCTGCCGCAGGACATCGCCAAGGACCCCAATGGCCTGGTGATCAGCCGTCAGGGCGGCGTGCTGGCCGCCGACGACACCGTCAAGGTGCAGGGCGAGCATCTGGAGCGCAGCAATGTGTCGGCGGTGGAGGAAATGGTGGCCACCATGACGCTGAACCGCAACTTTGAAATGCAGATGCGCTTGTTCAACTCCGCCAGCGACATGGTGGAGGCGGGCAACCGCCTGGTGCGCGCCTGATCCGGCCTTCCAATAACAGCGCCGCGGCCAAGGCCGACGGCGCAAACCATCGGGGAATCGAAACATGAATCCAGCAATGTGGGTGAGCAAGACCGGCATCCAGGCGCAGGACGCGCGCCTGACCGCCATCGCCAACAACCTCGCCAACGTCAACACCGTCGGCTTCAAGCGCGACCGCATGGTGTTCGAAGACCTGTTCTACCAAGTGGACCGCCAGCCGGGCGGCAAGACCGACCAGGACAACACCGCGCCGCTGGGCGTGCAGCTGGGCAACGGCACCCGCTTGGTGGGCACCCAGAAAGTGTTCACCTCGGGCACGCTGACCACCACCAATCAGTCCTTGGATCTGGCCATCGTCGGCCAGGGCTTTTTGCAAGTGAAAATGAGCAATGGCGAAACCGGCTACACCCGTGCCGGCCAGCTGCAGCGCAACGACCAGGGCGCCATCGTCACCCCGCAGGGCCTGCCGCTGGAGCCGTCCATCACCATTCCGGCCGACGCCTCCTCGGTGACCATCAGCGAAACCGGCACCGTCAGCTACACCCGCGGCAGCGGCAGCACGCTGGAAACCGCCGGTCAGATCGAACTGGCCAGCTTCGTCAACCCGGCCGGCCTGCTGGCGCTGGGCGACAATCTGTTCCAGAAAACCGCCGCCAGCGGCGATGCCACCACCGACGCGCCGGGCTCCGGCTCCCTGGGCAAGCTCAAGCAGGGCGCGCTGGAGGGCTCCAACGTCCAGGTGGTGGAGGAAATGGTGGACATGATCGCCGCGCAGCGCACCTATGAGATGAACACCAAGGTGCTGAGCGCCGCCGACAATATGATGCAGTACCTGGCGCAGTCGGCCCGATGAAGCTGCTGGCCCTGGGCGCGCTGGCGCTGCTGCTGGCCGGCTGCGCGCAGCCGATTCCGCCGCAGACCACGCAGGAATTCGCCTTGCCGGAATTGCTGCAGCAGCCGCAGCGCGGCAAGGGCGGCGGCGTGTTCACCGTCGCCGGCGCGCAATCGCTGACTTCGGACAGCCGCGCCTTCCGCCCCGGCGACGTGCTGACCGTGGTGCTGGAAGAAACCACTCAGGCCAGCAAGAAGGCCGGCACCAGCTTCGGCAAGAAATCCGGCGCCAACATAGCGCCGTCTTTGTTGGGCAACACCACCTTCCGCGCGCAAGTGGGCGTGGACGCGGGCCGGGACTTCAACGGCTCCTCCACCTCCACCCAGCAGAACATGCTGTCCGGCGCGCTGACCGTGGTGGTGCACAAGGTGCTGGGCAACGGCCTGCTGGAAGTGAAGGGCGAAAAACAGCTGGTGCTGAACCAGGGCGAGGAATTCCTGCGCCTGGCCGGCTATGTGCGGGTGGAAGACATCGACACCGACAACCGCGTGTCCTCGCTGCGCATCGCCAACGCCCGCATCGGCTACTCCGGCCGCGGGGCTTTGTCGGATGCCAACGAACCCGGCTGGCTGATGAAGTTCTTCGCCAGCCCGCTGATGCCGTTCTGAGCGGCGGAGCGGCGGGGAGTCCGGGCGGGACAACAGGCGGGCGCTGACGGGCGTCCGCCGTTCGCGTATGCGGCCCTTGGGGCGGGCATGCGCAATCACAGAATCATTCAGGGCGGATCATGCACGGTTTTATCAAGCAAATAACGGGATGGACACTGCTGCTGGCGGCGACGCTGGCGACGGCGCAGCCCTTGCGCAATCTGGTGACGGTGGAGGGCATCCGCGAAAACCAGTTGATCGGCTACGGCATCGTGGTGGGCCTGGACGGCACCGGCGACAACTCCCAGGTGAAATTCTCCGGCCAGTCGGTGGCCAATATGCTCAAGCAGTTCGGCCTGAAAATGCCGGAACGCACCGACACCAAGGTCAAGAACGTGGCGGCGGTGATGGTCAGCGCCAGCTTGCCGCCCGGTTACGGCCGCGGCCAGACCATAGACGTCACGGTGTCCTCGCTGGGCGACGCCAAGAGCCTGCGCGGCGGCACCTTGTTGCTGACCCAGCTGAAGGCGGCCAACGGCGAAATCTACGCCTTGGCCCAGGGCAATGTGGTGGTGGGCGGCGTGTCCGCCCAGGGCAAGAGCGGTTCCAGCGTCACCGTTAACACGCCCACCTCCGGCCGCGTGCCCAACGGCGCGTCCATCGAACGCGAAATTCCCAGCGATTTCGAAGAGGGCGACAGCGTGCGTCTCAGCCTGCGCCGGCCCAATTTCGAAACCGCCACCAATATCGTCAAGGCCATCAACGCCAGCTTCGGCCGCGTGGCCAGCACCCGCAACGCCACCACCATCCAGGTGCGCGCGCCGCTGGACCCCACCGAGCGCGTCGCCTTCGTCGCGCGGCTGGAGCGGGTCAATGTCGGCGTGGGCAGCGAAGTGCCGCGCGTGGTGTTCAACTCGCGCACCGGCACCGTGGTGATCAGCCAGGGCGTCACCGTGCGCCCGGCGGCGGTGTCCCACGGCAGCCTGCGCGTGGTGATCTCGGAAAACCCCAGCGTCAGCCAGCCCGGGCCGTTCAGCAACGGCCAGACCACCACGGTGCCCAATTCCACCGTCAACGTGGACCAGGGTTCCGGTCGCATGTTCCAGTGGCCGGCCGGCGCCAGCCTGCGCGCCATCATCGACACCGTGAACAGCACCGGCGCCACGCCGGACGACATCATGGCGATATTGCAGGCGCTGG
It contains:
- a CDS encoding flagellar hook protein FlgE, whose protein sequence is MSFDIALSGINAVNNQLGNISNNIANTGTYGFKSSRTSFSAAYAGAQPMGVEVVGHSQNMARNGNTVRTGRPLDAAIDGRGFFVSRDLNGGMAYSRVGIFNADKDGYLVDGFNRRVQGYGKADGNALGAFGDIKIPNGNIPAKASDKLQYVGNMSAGWSVQTVPFDKAQNTFNSSAVSTVYDSLGNKLNLTQYFCKTGPSTVTVHYTLDGVDLPTTATLNFDTDGKLTSPTAPVALNLGTPAGASPLAVKLDYTGTTQFAGESSQTLNASNGYPSGSMTGTSLNDNGDVVAAYSNGQKQVVGTLAIANFPNESALQATSQTSWVETAGSGTAVYSRPGAGLSGNLLAFTLEQSNVDMTSELVDLMTAQRNYQANTKVISTENQTIQALMQAV
- a CDS encoding flagellar basal body rod protein FlgF: MDALIYTAMSGADRMLKAQQIHANNIANAETGGFRADIGVSTSQTVPGYGYDARHLSQNGANAVDVRSGAVVETGRDLDVAVKGEGFFAVQGPDGNEAYTRAGAMVADVDGKLSVNGHPVLGDGGQITLPPDYVKLHVGSDGVISVLAAGESEMQPIDKLKLVKPLPQDIAKDPNGLVISRQGGVLAADDTVKVQGEHLERSNVSAVEEMVATMTLNRNFEMQMRLFNSASDMVEAGNRLVRA
- the flgG gene encoding flagellar basal-body rod protein FlgG translates to MNPAMWVSKTGIQAQDARLTAIANNLANVNTVGFKRDRMVFEDLFYQVDRQPGGKTDQDNTAPLGVQLGNGTRLVGTQKVFTSGTLTTTNQSLDLAIVGQGFLQVKMSNGETGYTRAGQLQRNDQGAIVTPQGLPLEPSITIPADASSVTISETGTVSYTRGSGSTLETAGQIELASFVNPAGLLALGDNLFQKTAASGDATTDAPGSGSLGKLKQGALEGSNVQVVEEMVDMIAAQRTYEMNTKVLSAADNMMQYLAQSAR
- the flgH gene encoding flagellar basal body L-ring protein FlgH, whose protein sequence is MKLLALGALALLLAGCAQPIPPQTTQEFALPELLQQPQRGKGGGVFTVAGAQSLTSDSRAFRPGDVLTVVLEETTQASKKAGTSFGKKSGANIAPSLLGNTTFRAQVGVDAGRDFNGSSTSTQQNMLSGALTVVVHKVLGNGLLEVKGEKQLVLNQGEEFLRLAGYVRVEDIDTDNRVSSLRIANARIGYSGRGALSDANEPGWLMKFFASPLMPF
- a CDS encoding flagellar basal body P-ring protein FlgI, which encodes MHGFIKQITGWTLLLAATLATAQPLRNLVTVEGIRENQLIGYGIVVGLDGTGDNSQVKFSGQSVANMLKQFGLKMPERTDTKVKNVAAVMVSASLPPGYGRGQTIDVTVSSLGDAKSLRGGTLLLTQLKAANGEIYALAQGNVVVGGVSAQGKSGSSVTVNTPTSGRVPNGASIEREIPSDFEEGDSVRLSLRRPNFETATNIVKAINASFGRVASTRNATTIQVRAPLDPTERVAFVARLERVNVGVGSEVPRVVFNSRTGTVVISQGVTVRPAAVSHGSLRVVISENPSVSQPGPFSNGQTTTVPNSTVNVDQGSGRMFQWPAGASLRAIIDTVNSTGATPDDIMAILQALDQAGAIDGELVVI